One window from the genome of Myxococcales bacterium encodes:
- a CDS encoding ABC transporter permease has product MSRPSLIKASLIKESTLLWRDRGALLSLFALPIVFMAVFGAIFKFGPSDAGRPRAKPSLVWSCDGAQPANLACGLLERILGAELTLVATPAAAAREAVASGKAPFALIVPDGFTGHNGMTAELVVGAEVDAAERAVMEFGVRKLFLRLAIGASAADELVAVTRLTSTAPAISSFQVTVPGNGVLFGFFLSLTLALSFVAERRSGTWRRLRAAPVSLGWLLTAKLAPYFVVGVLQFGFFFAIGIAVFGMKVAGSLWALLLMVLAIVACAVAFGFFIASLGGSEKQVGSLGSMGILVMALLGGCMVPRMVMPPLMQTVGLFVPHGWALDGLTSVIVHGGGVAEVAKPSLVLLAIATILATIAARRLQRL; this is encoded by the coding sequence ATGTCGCGCCCCAGCCTTATTAAAGCCAGCCTGATAAAGGAATCGACTTTGCTGTGGCGCGATCGCGGCGCACTGCTCTCGCTGTTTGCGCTGCCCATTGTGTTCATGGCGGTGTTTGGCGCGATCTTTAAATTCGGTCCCAGCGATGCGGGGCGGCCCAGGGCCAAGCCGTCCTTGGTGTGGTCGTGTGACGGGGCGCAGCCCGCCAACCTGGCCTGCGGCCTGCTAGAGCGCATTTTAGGCGCGGAGCTGACCTTGGTTGCCACGCCCGCCGCCGCCGCACGCGAGGCCGTGGCCTCGGGTAAAGCGCCCTTTGCGCTCATCGTGCCCGACGGCTTCACCGGCCATAACGGCATGACCGCCGAGCTGGTAGTGGGCGCCGAGGTTGACGCTGCCGAGCGTGCGGTGATGGAATTTGGGGTGCGCAAGCTGTTCTTGCGGCTGGCGATTGGCGCGAGCGCCGCCGACGAGCTTGTTGCGGTCACGCGGTTAACTAGCACCGCGCCCGCGATTTCTTCGTTTCAGGTCACCGTGCCGGGCAACGGCGTGCTGTTTGGCTTCTTCCTCTCGCTAACGCTGGCGCTATCGTTTGTCGCCGAACGGCGCAGCGGCACGTGGCGGCGTTTGCGTGCCGCGCCGGTGTCGCTGGGCTGGTTGCTCACCGCCAAGCTGGCGCCGTACTTCGTCGTCGGCGTGCTGCAGTTTGGTTTTTTCTTCGCCATCGGCATCGCGGTGTTCGGCATGAAGGTAGCCGGCAGCCTGTGGGCGCTGCTGCTCATGGTGCTCGCCATTGTTGCTTGCGCGGTGGCGTTTGGATTTTTTATCGCCTCGCTGGGCGGCAGCGAAAAGCAGGTCGGCAGCCTGGGCTCGATGGGCATCTTGGTGATGGCGCTGCTCGGCGGATGCATGGTGCCGCGCATGGTGATGCCGCCGCTGATGCAAACCGTTGGCCTCTTTGTGCCACATGGCTGGGCGCTCGATGGGCTGACGTCGGTCATCGTCCACGGTGGCGGCGTGGCTGAGGTGGCCAAGCCAAGCTTGGTGTTGCTCGCGATCGCAACCATCCTGGCCACCATCGCCGCGCGGCGGCTGCAGCGCCTTTAG
- a CDS encoding ABC transporter ATP-binding protein, translating to MSEVAAPPALLVVEAVSRQFGARTAVAAVSLLARPGEIVGLLGPNGAGKTTLISMICGVLPPTNGRIAIGGFDVAQQPAEAKQRLGMVPQELAIYEELSSLQNLAYFASMYRDVADLPAAMQRALGIAGLWDRRHDRVSTFSGGMKRRLNVACALVHAPPLVVLDEPTVGIDPQSRAFIFDALTALRAAGTCILYTSHYMEEVEALCDRVAIMDHGALIAEGTVTELRLAHTAASLEGVFLQLTGRTLRE from the coding sequence GTGAGCGAGGTAGCAGCCCCACCAGCGTTGCTTGTGGTTGAGGCCGTGAGCCGTCAGTTTGGCGCGCGCACCGCCGTCGCCGCGGTGTCGCTTTTGGCGCGCCCTGGAGAAATCGTTGGCCTGCTCGGCCCCAATGGCGCAGGCAAGACCACGCTCATATCTATGATCTGCGGCGTCTTGCCGCCAACCAACGGCCGCATCGCGATTGGCGGTTTTGACGTCGCCCAGCAGCCCGCAGAGGCCAAGCAGCGGCTCGGCATGGTGCCGCAAGAACTCGCGATCTACGAAGAACTATCGAGCCTGCAAAACCTCGCGTATTTCGCCTCGATGTATCGCGACGTGGCTGACTTGCCCGCCGCGATGCAGCGCGCGCTTGGCATCGCCGGCTTATGGGATCGCCGCCACGATCGCGTCAGCACGTTCAGCGGCGGCATGAAGCGTCGCCTCAACGTCGCCTGCGCCTTGGTGCATGCGCCGCCGTTGGTGGTGCTCGATGAGCCAACTGTTGGCATCGACCCACAGAGCCGCGCCTTTATTTTTGATGCGCTCACCGCCCTGCGCGCCGCAGGCACCTGCATCCTCTACACCAGCCATTACATGGAAGAGGTCGAGGCACTGTGCGATCGCGTCGCCATTATGGATCACGGCGCGCTCATTGCCGAGGGCACGGTGACCGAGCTGCGCCTGGCGCATACGGCCGCCTCGCTTGAGGGCGTGTTCCTACAGCTTACCGGTCGAACCTTGCGAGAGTGA
- a CDS encoding GNAT family N-acetyltransferase: MNYREALLSDIPGMSAVRLSVRENRLSSPSLVTEHEYADHLTSKGKGWVAENEHGVIVGIAIVDLQSHSVWAMFVHPDFEGKGIGKTLHRMMLDFYFAKTDQPLYLGTDANTRAERFYRLQGWREVGLYANGEVKFEMSTEQLAVSSQQLAVSDA, translated from the coding sequence ATGAACTACCGCGAAGCATTGCTGTCCGATATACCTGGCATGTCTGCGGTTCGACTATCGGTGCGGGAAAACCGGTTGAGCTCACCCAGCCTGGTCACCGAACACGAGTACGCCGACCACCTCACGTCCAAGGGCAAAGGCTGGGTTGCCGAAAATGAGCATGGCGTCATTGTTGGCATTGCGATCGTCGACCTGCAAAGCCACAGCGTTTGGGCCATGTTTGTTCACCCGGATTTTGAAGGCAAAGGTATCGGAAAAACCCTCCATCGTATGATGCTGGATTTCTATTTTGCAAAAACAGATCAACCGCTCTATCTCGGAACTGATGCAAACACCCGCGCTGAACGTTTTTACAGATTGCAAGGCTGGCGTGAGGTTGGCCTCTATGCAAATGGCGAGGTGAAATTCGAGATGTCAACAGAGCAGTTAGCAGTTAGCAGTCAGCAGTTAGCAGTTAGCGATGCGTAG
- a CDS encoding DUF4234 domain-containing protein, translated as MKNRSIGLMILYTFLTFGIYGIYWYVSTKTEMVELGAEIPTAWLLIVPIANIYWIWKWAGGVEHVTKGKMSQVIAFILVALLSIVGVVIVQLELNKQATA; from the coding sequence ATGAAAAATCGCTCCATCGGCTTAATGATTCTTTATACGTTTTTGACGTTCGGCATCTATGGCATCTACTGGTACGTCTCCACCAAGACTGAAATGGTCGAGCTCGGCGCAGAAATTCCAACCGCCTGGTTGCTAATCGTACCTATCGCCAACATCTATTGGATCTGGAAATGGGCGGGTGGCGTCGAGCATGTGACCAAGGGCAAGATGTCCCAGGTAATCGCCTTTATTCTGGTCGCGCTGCTAAGCATTGTAGGCGTTGTCATCGTTCAATTAGAACTCAACAAGCAAGCCACGGCCTAA
- a CDS encoding FecR domain-containing protein, producing MAAAALWLRPRTTNNGVYSSPVIAAADRQSVEMAGRAVAVLEPAARLSWSNSGKAIVVKQTAGSVFYRVNSGNPFVVKTPEGDVVVHGTCFRIEVLPMNNTVKLAISAGIGAAVASAVLVTVYEGNVAVEHAGKTEIVAAGEQMRIGGNAAKMALGPRPIPTSSNAMTPELVAALAPPRAGATVAELLHRDELLRGYAVSLDQKVAALEKEVKDKPWGPPAAGGKQPWDFSPADWRELSKQCGLYLDVPELTIPVHQIEANKAEQLGLSLDEVKLVNAALKRNVEPLIAEIRALYVEVTGDEQGADALDPQSMERELEQKAGPEAAEARKRIALEKAGDLTPPADSKNRPPIERYYRRIAYVADHIEADLAAIIGAERAREFRANSALFKMIMGCPDEGDQ from the coding sequence GTGGCGGCCGCCGCGCTATGGCTACGGCCAAGAACGACCAACAATGGTGTTTACTCGTCACCTGTCATTGCTGCCGCCGATCGCCAAAGCGTGGAGATGGCGGGCCGTGCGGTGGCCGTGCTCGAACCTGCGGCACGCCTGTCGTGGTCAAATAGTGGCAAAGCCATTGTCGTCAAACAAACCGCTGGCTCGGTGTTTTATCGAGTGAACAGCGGCAATCCATTTGTTGTTAAAACCCCCGAAGGCGACGTCGTCGTGCACGGAACTTGTTTTCGCATTGAGGTGCTACCTATGAATAATACCGTTAAATTAGCAATCTCGGCCGGTATAGGCGCAGCCGTTGCCAGCGCTGTTCTAGTAACGGTTTACGAAGGAAACGTTGCCGTGGAGCACGCAGGCAAAACCGAAATTGTTGCCGCCGGCGAGCAAATGCGAATCGGCGGCAATGCTGCCAAGATGGCCCTTGGCCCGCGGCCAATTCCAACGAGCAGCAACGCGATGACGCCCGAATTAGTCGCCGCGCTTGCACCGCCGCGCGCAGGAGCAACCGTAGCGGAACTACTCCACCGCGACGAACTATTACGCGGCTACGCGGTCAGCCTCGACCAAAAGGTCGCCGCGCTTGAAAAGGAAGTCAAAGACAAGCCGTGGGGGCCTCCCGCAGCGGGCGGCAAACAACCGTGGGATTTCTCCCCGGCAGATTGGCGGGAATTGTCCAAGCAGTGCGGATTGTATTTAGATGTGCCGGAACTCACGATTCCGGTTCATCAAATAGAAGCCAATAAAGCCGAGCAGCTAGGGCTATCGCTCGATGAGGTCAAGCTTGTCAACGCCGCGCTAAAGCGCAATGTGGAGCCGCTCATTGCTGAAATTCGCGCACTATATGTCGAGGTAACCGGTGATGAGCAAGGCGCCGACGCGCTAGACCCACAGAGCATGGAACGCGAGCTAGAACAAAAAGCTGGCCCCGAGGCAGCGGAGGCGAGAAAGCGTATCGCCCTCGAGAAAGCCGGTGATCTGACGCCCCCGGCCGATAGTAAAAACCGTCCTCCAATCGAACGATACTACCGCCGGATCGCTTACGTCGCGGACCATATTGAAGCCGACCTCGCTGCGATCATCGGTGCCGAACGAGCGCGCGAGTTTCGCGCAAATAGCGCGCTTTTTAAGATGATCATGGGCTGCCCCGACGAAGGCGACCAGTAG
- a CDS encoding sigma-70 family RNA polymerase sigma factor, producing the protein MKDHVNGYAAQLRKPANEELDQVTLRRAQRGEPAAGRTFVKTYERRVFSVISRMLGPRRKHAAEDLAQETFMRAFAALPRFDHTKAAKLSTWLLTIAVRITLDELARANQGRTASDVEAEDQTATVVEQRHSRDVAVRIRAAVEALPVHQRAVVVLREFEEMSYEEVAVALSLDVGTVRSRLSRARETLRLSLREVYHDR; encoded by the coding sequence GTGAAAGACCATGTGAACGGATATGCCGCTCAACTCCGAAAACCGGCCAATGAGGAATTGGATCAGGTAACGTTGCGCCGCGCGCAGCGCGGGGAGCCGGCAGCAGGGCGGACGTTCGTCAAAACCTATGAGCGGCGTGTGTTTTCCGTGATCAGCCGGATGCTGGGACCTCGACGGAAGCACGCTGCCGAAGATTTGGCCCAGGAGACATTTATGCGCGCGTTTGCGGCGCTGCCTAGGTTTGACCATACCAAAGCCGCCAAGCTATCAACGTGGCTCTTGACTATTGCTGTACGCATTACCTTGGATGAGCTTGCGCGTGCTAACCAGGGCCGGACAGCATCTGATGTTGAGGCTGAGGATCAAACGGCCACGGTCGTGGAGCAACGCCACAGTCGGGACGTCGCCGTGCGTATCCGCGCCGCGGTCGAAGCACTTCCAGTCCACCAACGCGCGGTGGTGGTACTGCGCGAATTCGAAGAGATGTCCTACGAGGAGGTTGCCGTGGCGCTATCGCTGGACGTCGGCACGGTTCGCTCGAGACTGTCGCGAGCGCGCGAGACGCTGCGTCTTTCCTTACGTGAGGTTTACCATGACCGATGA
- a CDS encoding adenylate kinase, producing the protein MRLILVGPPGAGKGTQAARLINSFKIPHISSGDMLRAAVKEGTAMGVQADTFMKAGKLVPDEVVIGMILERIAKPDCRSGFMLDGFPRTEPQAAALGTAMRQAGIALDAVVLIEVPDSLIVERITGRRTDPETGTIYHLTFSPPPADLAARLVHRSDDTVQAVTARLQKYHSDTAPIVPYYEAAGLLRRVDGVGNPDDVTARITAALA; encoded by the coding sequence ATGCGCCTCATCTTGGTTGGCCCGCCCGGCGCGGGTAAAGGCACGCAAGCCGCTCGTCTGATCAACTCATTTAAGATCCCGCATATCTCGAGCGGCGATATGCTGCGCGCGGCGGTCAAGGAGGGCACCGCCATGGGCGTTCAAGCCGATACCTTTATGAAGGCCGGCAAATTGGTGCCCGATGAGGTCGTCATTGGCATGATCTTAGAACGCATCGCCAAGCCGGATTGCCGCAGCGGTTTTATGCTCGATGGCTTTCCGCGCACCGAACCACAAGCCGCGGCGCTGGGCACCGCCATGCGGCAGGCCGGTATTGCCTTGGACGCGGTGGTGTTAATCGAGGTGCCCGACAGCCTGATCGTCGAACGCATCACCGGGCGTCGCACCGACCCGGAGACCGGCACCATCTATCATCTAACGTTCAGCCCGCCCCCGGCCGACCTCGCCGCGCGCTTGGTGCATCGCAGCGACGACACGGTGCAGGCCGTGACGGCGCGCCTGCAAAAATACCATTCGGACACGGCGCCGATTGTGCCTTATTACGAAGCGGCGGGTCTCTTACGCCGCGTCGACGGCGTGGGTAACCCCGATGACGTGACCGCGCGTATTACCGCCGCGCTGGCCTAA
- the gloB gene encoding hydroxyacylglutathione hydrolase codes for MSIVVVPQLSDNFAYLVGTSHGGAAVVDPAQADIITTRCRELGLSLREIWATHHHADHTAGIAALLQQWPNAALRIHEVDWVALSRRDAGCARAIEVEPSRLLLATTGQRFAFGELNVEVIFNPGHTLGAVSYYVHASRAGAGAAVFTGDTLFGAGCGRRFEGTAEVFHASLMALAALPPTTSVYFGHEYTANNLRFALAVEATNTAVAERADATATLRDSGSWSTPSTIALERSTNPFLRCAEPAVARVAMQHAGAAEVTSATSATAVFAALRTWKDTF; via the coding sequence ATGTCGATCGTGGTGGTGCCGCAGCTCTCGGATAATTTCGCCTATCTCGTCGGCACCAGCCATGGAGGAGCCGCGGTCGTCGACCCCGCCCAGGCGGACATCATCACGACGCGCTGCCGCGAGCTCGGCCTATCCCTGCGCGAAATCTGGGCGACGCATCATCATGCCGATCACACGGCGGGCATTGCCGCCCTCTTGCAGCAATGGCCCAACGCCGCGCTGCGCATCCACGAAGTTGATTGGGTGGCCTTGTCGCGTCGCGACGCGGGATGCGCGCGCGCAATCGAGGTGGAGCCCTCGCGCCTCTTGCTTGCTACGACCGGCCAGCGCTTCGCGTTTGGCGAGCTGAATGTCGAAGTGATTTTCAACCCGGGCCATACCTTAGGTGCGGTCAGCTACTACGTGCACGCAAGCCGTGCGGGCGCGGGGGCTGCCGTATTCACAGGCGACACGCTGTTTGGCGCCGGCTGCGGCCGCCGTTTCGAAGGCACCGCCGAGGTCTTTCATGCGTCGTTGATGGCGCTCGCCGCGCTGCCGCCGACCACGAGCGTCTACTTTGGTCACGAATACACGGCGAACAATCTTCGCTTTGCGTTGGCGGTCGAGGCTACCAATACGGCGGTGGCCGAGCGAGCCGACGCAACGGCGACGTTGCGCGACAGCGGTAGCTGGTCTACGCCGAGCACCATCGCGCTCGAACGCTCGACCAACCCATTTTTGCGCTGTGCCGAGCCAGCCGTGGCGCGCGTCGCCATGCAGCATGCCGGTGCCGCGGAGGTGACCTCTGCGACGTCGGCCACCGCCGTTTTCGCAGCGCTGCGCACTTGGAAGGACACGTTCTAG